One Molothrus aeneus isolate 106 chromosome 6, BPBGC_Maene_1.0, whole genome shotgun sequence genomic window carries:
- the CFL2 gene encoding cofilin-2 isoform X2, whose amino-acid sequence MKVRKSSTPEEIKKRKKAVLFCLSDDKKQIIVEEAKQILVGDIGDTVEDPYTAFVKLLPLNDCRYALYDATYETKESKKEDLVFIFWAPESAPLKSKMIYASSKDAIKKKFTGIKHEWQVNGLDDIKDRSTLGEKLGGNVVVSLEGKPL is encoded by the exons ATGAAAGTAAGGAAATCTTCAACCCcagaagagattaaaaaaagaaagaaagctgtTCTCTTCTGCTTAAGTGAtgacaaaaaacaaataattgtAGAGGAGGCAAAGCAGATATTGGTTGGTGACATTGGTGATACTGTGGAGGACCCCTACACAGCCTTTGTGAAGTTGCTACCTTTGAATGATTGCCGATACGCTTTGTACGATGCCACATACGAGACAAAGGAATCTAAGAAAGAAGACCTGGTATTTATATTCTG ggcTCCTGAAAGTGCACCTTTAAAAAGCAAGATGATCTACGCAAGCTCTAAAGAtgccattaaaaagaaatttacag GTATTAAACATGAGTGGCAAGTAAATGGTTTGGATGATATTAAGGACCGTTCAACACTTGGAGAGAAATTGGGAGGCAACGTGGTAGTTTCACTTGAAGGAAAACCCTTATAA
- the CFL2 gene encoding cofilin-2 isoform X1, which translates to MASGVTVNDEVIKVFNDMKVRKSSTPEEIKKRKKAVLFCLSDDKKQIIVEEAKQILVGDIGDTVEDPYTAFVKLLPLNDCRYALYDATYETKESKKEDLVFIFWAPESAPLKSKMIYASSKDAIKKKFTGIKHEWQVNGLDDIKDRSTLGEKLGGNVVVSLEGKPL; encoded by the exons ATG GCTTCTGGAGTAACAGTGAATGATGAAGTCATAAAGGTTTTTAATGACATGAAAGTAAGGAAATCTTCAACCCcagaagagattaaaaaaagaaagaaagctgtTCTCTTCTGCTTAAGTGAtgacaaaaaacaaataattgtAGAGGAGGCAAAGCAGATATTGGTTGGTGACATTGGTGATACTGTGGAGGACCCCTACACAGCCTTTGTGAAGTTGCTACCTTTGAATGATTGCCGATACGCTTTGTACGATGCCACATACGAGACAAAGGAATCTAAGAAAGAAGACCTGGTATTTATATTCTG ggcTCCTGAAAGTGCACCTTTAAAAAGCAAGATGATCTACGCAAGCTCTAAAGAtgccattaaaaagaaatttacag GTATTAAACATGAGTGGCAAGTAAATGGTTTGGATGATATTAAGGACCGTTCAACACTTGGAGAGAAATTGGGAGGCAACGTGGTAGTTTCACTTGAAGGAAAACCCTTATAA